Part of the Bryobacteraceae bacterium genome is shown below.
CTTCTGAATCTGGTCGACAACGCCGTGAAATACTCCGGGCAGACGGTGGCCGTCGCCGTCGAACTGGCGCGCGGTGAGCGCGGCCGCTACCTGGTGAATGTGCGGGATCAGGGAATCGGCATCCCGACCCACGAACTCAAGCCCATCTTCGAACGATTCCACCGCATCCGAAACGCCGCCACGGCGCGGGTGAAGGGCACCGGACTCGGGCTGTTCATCGTGAATTCCATCGCCAAGCGCCATCGCGGCCGCGTTTACGCCGCGAGCGAAGGCAGCGGGCTCGGCAGCACGTTCACGCTCGAACTGCCGCCGGCTCAGGAAAAGGAGAGCTAGGTGGCCCGCGTGCTCGTCGTGGAAGACGAGGGACACCTGGCCGACGGGCTCCGCTACAACCTCGAGGCCGAGGGCTACGATGTCGAATGCGTCGAGACCGGGGAGTCGGCTCTGGAAGCCCTCGCCGGAACGCCGGACTTCCAGGTCATCATTCTCGATGTGATGCTGCCCGGCATCGACGGATTCGAGGTGGCTCGCAGGCTGCGCGCCGAACGCCGGTTCACCCCCATCCTGATGCTCACGGCGCGGGGCCGCAGCCAGGACGTGATGCAGGGTTTTGCCGCCGGCGCCGACGACTACCTGCCGAAGCCGTTCGAACTCTCCATCCTGCTGGTGCGCCTCCACGCGTTGCTCCGCCGCCTCGATTGGAACCGGGAGCCTGCCCCGGAAACGAAGGCGGCCGGCGATGTATTCGAGTTCGCCGGCAGGCGCCTGGACTTCCAGAATCTCGAATTGACGTGGAACGGCAAAGCCATGCGCCTCACGATGATGGAGGTGCAACTGCTCCGGTTTCTAATCGACCGCCGCGGACAAGTGGTCTCGCGCAAGACTCTGCTCGAGCAGGTGTGGGGGGTGCACGAGGATACCGACACGCGGGCGATCGATAACTTCATCGCCCGGCTGCGGAAGTATATCGAGGACGAACCGGCGCAGCCGCGCCACTTGCTGACCGTCCGCGGCGTCGGCTATCGGTTCGAAGCCTGATCCACCGCGCTCACAACTCGACGACCACCTTCCCCATCACACGACGCCCGGTGAAAGACAGCAGTCCCTCGACGGCGTTCTCCATCGAATACGTGTGGGCGATCACCGGCCGGATCTGGCCTGCTTCGTACATGCGCGAAAGCTCGGCATGGGCATCGGCGGCGTAACGGGGATGGGCCAGCACGTGGTTGCCCCAGAGAACGCCCACCACCGACATGTTCTTGAGGAGGATCCGGTTGGCGGCGATCGTGGGGATTCGTCCGCTCGCGAAACCGACGACGAGCAGCCGCCCGCCGGGGGCGATGCACTTGGTCGACAGATCGAAAATGTCGCCTCCCACCGGATCGTAGACCAGATCGACGCCGCCCGCGTAGCGGCTGGCTCCGGTGATCTGGCGGACCTGGTCGACCCAATCCGGAGTGGAGTAGTTGAGCGCCACCTCGGCGCCCTGGGCCCGGGCGAACGAGAGTTTCTCCTCGCTCGATGCAGTCGCGATCACCCGCGCGCCCCACGCCCGGCCGATCTGGATGGCCGACATTCCCACGCCGCTCGCGGCGGCGTGCACGAGCAGCCATTCGCCGGGGCGGAGCTGGCCGCGCTCGCGCAGCGCGAATAGCGACGTCTGGTAAACGATTGGCAGCGCGGCGCCCTCGGCGAAACTCATACCGCGAGCCATGTGGAAAACGTTGGTTGCCTTACAGACCGTGTAGTCGGCGAGGGCATTGAGCATCGGCGCGCCAACCACGCGGTCTCCGGGGCGGAACGTGGTGACCCCGACTCCGGTTCGTTCCACTTCGCCGGCCAGTTCTGCGCCCGGCGTGAAAGGGAACGGCGGCTTCACCTGGTACTTGCCCTGGATCTGCAGGACATCGAAGAAGTTCAGGCTGACGGCGCGGTTGCGGACGAGAACCTCGCCCGGTCCCGGCTCCGGCACGCGCGCGTCGCGCAGTCCGATCGAATCGGGTTCCCCCCATTGTT
Proteins encoded:
- a CDS encoding response regulator transcription factor, giving the protein MARVLVVEDEGHLADGLRYNLEAEGYDVECVETGESALEALAGTPDFQVIILDVMLPGIDGFEVARRLRAERRFTPILMLTARGRSQDVMQGFAAGADDYLPKPFELSILLVRLHALLRRLDWNREPAPETKAAGDVFEFAGRRLDFQNLELTWNGKAMRLTMMEVQLLRFLIDRRGQVVSRKTLLEQVWGVHEDTDTRAIDNFIARLRKYIEDEPAQPRHLLTVRGVGYRFEA
- a CDS encoding NADPH:quinone oxidoreductase family protein, yielding MRAWIVEQWGEPDSIGLRDARVPEPGPGEVLVRNRAVSLNFFDVLQIQGKYQVKPPFPFTPGAELAGEVERTGVGVTTFRPGDRVVGAPMLNALADYTVCKATNVFHMARGMSFAEGAALPIVYQTSLFALRERGQLRPGEWLLVHAAASGVGMSAIQIGRAWGARVIATASSEEKLSFARAQGAEVALNYSTPDWVDQVRQITGASRYAGGVDLVYDPVGGDIFDLSTKCIAPGGRLLVVGFASGRIPTIAANRILLKNMSVVGVLWGNHVLAHPRYAADAHAELSRMYEAGQIRPVIAHTYSMENAVEGLLSFTGRRVMGKVVVEL